DNA sequence from the Syntrophorhabdaceae bacterium genome:
CCTTATAGAATATGATATTCTGAACAATGTGATAGGGATAGACAGAAAAAGCCTCCATATAATCACCCCTTAACAGACAAATTTTACAGGGCGTGAATATAGAGCATAACAATAGTGTTGTAATTGAAGTAGAGCCTTTTTTCAAGCTCCTTTATGGCATTAAGGTAAGGCATGATGCTCTCGCTCTGGAAGGCAATCCTGAAGATTTCGACGTAGATCTCTGATTCTATCATTGCCCGCAATCCTTCCAGGTCAACAAATTTCGGTATTTCTGAATAGGATTTCATCTGGTCTTTTATCGTCCTGGAAAGAGATTCCAGCCTGGCATGGTTTTCTATGGCCCTATCGCGGACATCTGTCAGGAATGACTCCTTTAGCTTTGGATATTCTTCCTGGGGATACATGGAGATCCTTGAGAAAAAAGGGATAAGGTGCCCCAGATAGATAGCCACCCCCTGTTTCAGGAGCGCGGTGTCTTTCATTACCCCGCAAAACAAATTATACTTGAACGTAAAATCATCAAAGGAAACGGATATGGATGCTTCCTCCAGAGAGATAAAAACAGGATAGGGAGATTGTGTAGTATTCTCGAGTATTGCGCCGCAGGTCTCCCCATCTATGGAGTCATCCCACGCCGTCCATACTATGACGCCCTGATTATAGAAGTTCTTTCCGATATTCAGGGGCAGATGAAAATTGATCCTATCCCCTTTCTTTAAACTTTCTCTATTCACCAGCCAGCGTGGAATGGCAAATTTCAGGCCGCTTTTGCTGATGTCCATGATAATGTACTGGAAACAGGCCTGATCTTCTTCCCTTGATCCCAGGAAAGGAAGGTTGATCGAACTGATGCTTAGCCGCTCTTCTCTGCGTTTTTCTATCGGGGTATCCATAGTAACTTTTACATTATACAAACCGCATCCAAAATTATCTATTATTCTTTAATAAAATCATATTTATTCGTAAAAAAATGGATATAATATATTGAGATTATCAAAAGAGGGGTAATGGTGTCAGAGAGAGAAAAGATACTGATAGTCGATGACAGTGAAGATATACGGGTTCTTTTGAACCGTATCCTGAAGGCAGCGGGTTACGATGTTGCCGAGGTTCATAATGGAGAAGAGGCGTTACGACAGGCAACGGAGCTGAAACCGGATCTGATCCTTCTCGACATAGTAATGCCCGGCATCAGCGGTTATGAAGTATGCGAAAGGTTCAAGACAGGGGATCCCCCTGTTAATGTACCGGTTATTTTTCTGTCAGCTAAATCCGATGCCTCAGACAAGATAAAGGGGCTTGAGATAGGTGGCGCAGACTATATCACAAAACCATTCGACAAGGGAGAGGTGCTGGCGCGCGTTGAAAACCAGCTCAAGATCCGGCGTCTCACCAACGAATTGATAAAGACCAACATCGAACTTACTGAAAAACAGAAACGACTCGATGAGGACCTGAAGGCAGCGGCAGGTATCCAGCAGAGCCTTTTACCAGGAACAATACCTGATTTTAATAATCTTGCCATCGCCTGGAAATTTATGCCGTCCTATATGATCGGAGGAGACATCTTTAACGTCTTTCGTCTCGATGAGAATCATGTCGGGTTCTACATGATTGATGTCAGCGGTCACGGAGTCCCTTCTGCCCTTATTACAGTCTCTGTTTCTCAAATGCTCCAGCCTGAAAGAGGCTATGTCACAAAGAAAAAACAGTACGAGCCACCCGGTTACAAAATAGAATCTCCGGGGGCAGTGCTTCAAGCCCTTGATCG
Encoded proteins:
- a CDS encoding PilZ domain-containing protein, which produces MYNVKVTMDTPIEKRREERLSISSINLPFLGSREEDQACFQYIIMDISKSGLKFAIPRWLVNRESLKKGDRINFHLPLNIGKNFYNQGVIVWTAWDDSIDGETCGAILENTTQSPYPVFISLEEASISVSFDDFTFKYNLFCGVMKDTALLKQGVAIYLGHLIPFFSRISMYPQEEYPKLKESFLTDVRDRAIENHARLESLSRTIKDQMKSYSEIPKFVDLEGLRAMIESEIYVEIFRIAFQSESIMPYLNAIKELEKRLYFNYNTIVMLYIHAL
- a CDS encoding fused response regulator/phosphatase, with protein sequence MVSEREKILIVDDSEDIRVLLNRILKAAGYDVAEVHNGEEALRQATELKPDLILLDIVMPGISGYEVCERFKTGDPPVNVPVIFLSAKSDASDKIKGLEIGGADYITKPFDKGEVLARVENQLKIRRLTNELIKTNIELTEKQKRLDEDLKAAAGIQQSLLPGTIPDFNNLAIAWKFMPSYMIGGDIFNVFRLDENHVGFYMIDVSGHGVPSALITVSVSQMLQPERGYVTKKKQYEPPGYKIESPGAVLQALDREYPLSRFEKYFTIIYMIINIKDGNLIYSNAAHPPPVIIHRESGFQLLDKGGTIIGLDGIIPFEEEQTDLHDGDKIILYTDGVVEYQNNEEEFFTEDRFYSLLNDLRHETVEKLIDEVVTSIIDFGKGKPFQDDITLVAIEYKGKYKGG